In Candidatus Nitrospira nitrosa, the genomic stretch TGGGAGCTCGCAAAGGGGTTGAGGCCACACCTCGCACTCCCGATTAGCCCCGGTCTTCCCCCTTCAACTCCCTCGCCACTGGCGTGGGGACTGAGACGCCTCGACCGTGAGCCATGATGGGGTTGGCGCCAGCCCGCTGGTAGCCAGACGTCCTGTGCGTAGGTATGCTGGACACGGCCGGGAACCGACGGTTGTCTGGGGCACGAGGTGCCAGGGGCTGGAGTGGATCCCCGACGGGGCTCGCTCCCACGCCTTGATCCTGATGGGTGACTGGTGCGGCTCAAATCCGAGCTGACACTGCTGACGACGACAACCGGGATGCGACGGAGTCACGCGACCACCATGGCGAGGGAAGACGTCGTCGGAGACCTCGCCCCGTTTGTAGGATACGGAGGGCATGATCGGCTGTGCCCTCTTGACCGGAGCCTTCGAGATGGGCAACTCTTTTGCCGCATGGGTCCGATTGTCTTTCACACGGGCCAAGGTTTTGAAAATCAGCTCTCGTTCCATCTCCCACAGCGATCCATTCGTCGGTGGCGATGCACGCACCAACGGGATCGTGACGTCCTCGGTCCTTTCAGGAGGACAATGTTCCGGTAAAATAGGCCCTTGGCCTGCCAACAACAGCGCTCGTTCCATCACGTTCTCCAACTCACGCACATTTCCTTTCCAGGGTAAGCGTTGTAAATGCGCCAGAGCACTGTCCGACAGAGTCGGTGGAGTCAGACCATTTCTCATGGCTGATTGATTCACAAAATGGCGCGCGAGTACGGGGATATCGACGACACGCTCGCGTAACGGTGGCACCGTCACGGGGAAGACGTTTAATCGATAATAGAGATCTTCGCGAAAGCGGCCCTGCTCAACCTCCCGATAGAGCATGCGATTCGTCGTGGCGATCACGCGAATGTTGACCGGAACCGGATCACGCCCCCCGATCCGATCCACCTCACGTTCCTGCAAGACGCGCAACAATTTCGCCTGGAGGGCCAGATTCATTTCGCTGATTTCGTCCAAGAGCAAGGTGCCTGTATGGGCCATCTCAAACTTCCCGACTTTCCTGATGACGGCACCGGTAAATGCCCCTCGCTCATGGCCGAAGAGTTCACTTTCCAGCAATCCATCAGGAAGCGCAGCACAGTTCACCGCAATGAACGGTCGATGGGCCCGCGGACTTCGCAAATGAATAAACCGTGCCAACAACTCTTTGCCCGTTCCACTTTCGCCATGAATCAGGACGGTGGCCTGACTGGAAGCCACTCCTTCAATCGTGCTCAGGAGTCTGACCATCCCTGGGTCTTGGCTGAGCAGCGCTCGGTGCTCGACCTGATGGATCGGCCGACCCAGTCCAATCCCTTCCTCACGGCCGGCTTTGAGATTGGCAATCGCCCGCTCCAGGACATCCATGGAAAATGGCTTCAACAGATATTCGCTGGCCCCCAGCTTCATGGCCTCAACGGCTGTTTCAACTGTTCCGTAGGCCGTCATGAGGACAATCGCCGTTTGCGGGGCTCGCGCCTTCATCTCCTTGATCAGCTCGAGACCCGTCAGGCGAGGCATACGCAAATCCGTCAAGACCAACCATGGACGAAACTTCGTGATTCGCTCCAAGGCCTCTGTCCCATCAGTCGCCCCCTGCACGGCATAGCCAAGCCGCCTGATGGTTTCCATCAAGGCGATACGCATCGACGGATCATCATCGACGACCAGAATCCGCTCCTGCTCCTCACCGGTTTCCGCCATCGGGATTTGCTTCTCACGATCAGTCATAAGACGAATCCTCCATCAGGACGACCTCTCGAACCGCTCGCTCGGCGTTCTTGACGGCACCCCTTTCGCAACCTGGGCCGTCCTCAGGACTTACGTCTCCGGCTACTGAGGGATGAGGGAGGATGATTGAACAGGCCGTGCCCTGCCCCACCGTGCTCTCGATATCGATCCGTCCATGGTGGGCGTCCACAATGGAATGTACGATAGCGAGCCCCAGACCGGTCCCCTCGTCTTTCGTCGTAAAAAATGGGTCGAACAAACGAGAGCGATGCGCTGGATCGATCCCCATACCGGAATCACGGACCGTCAGTCGCACCGCTGATGTTCCCAGCGACTGAAGCGGCTCTGGGGACAGACTGATCGCTAACTCGCCTCCGTTCGGCATCGCTTGGACGGCATTGACGATCAAGTTCACAACGACCTGCTTCAACTGCCCATCGTGGCACCAAATCGACGGCACCTCCCGGCTGATGTCCATGCGAATGTCTACGGGCGCTTTGGCAATTGCATGCGCAGCCAACTCCAGAGATTCGTTGAGTAACGATTCCGCGTGATGCCACGATCGCGTCAAGTGCATCGGGCGCATGTACAGCAGCAGATTCGCCAGAAGACCATCCATCAACTGAACGGCCTGTGAAATCTGCTGCGCGTACCGTTGCGTGGGCTCATGCTCGTTGAGGTCGCGTTGCAGCAACGACGCAAAAAGTTCCACACTGCCCAACGGATTACGGATCTCGTGCGCGATCCGACCGATCAGTTCACCCATCGCGGCAAGTCGATCCTTTCGTTGCAATTGTTCTTCGAGTTGATAGACCCGGGTAATGTCCTGAAGCAGAACCAGCTGCCCGGAATCCTCACCGGAGTCGTTTCGAAGCGGGACCTGACTGATGGAAACTACGCTCTGCCCAATGCGTTGCGGACGATCAGAAACAGTCAGCCCTCGATCCGCTAAGACCTCCGGGATGCAACGACTGTGTAGTTCCACATCGCTCCTCCCTAGGAGCTGCTCCGCGGCGCGGTTACTACGAGTGATGATCCCACGCTCGTCCACGACCACTACCCCGGTCGACAACGATTCAAGAATTCCATCTAAGCGCACGCGCATGGCTTCGTTGTCGACAAGCTGTCGACGAAGCGCCTCGTTGCTCTGCGCGAGTTCGGCATCCATCTCCTCCACGCGTGCCGTGAGTGCGCTATAGGATTGCTGTAACGTGTGTGCCGCCTCGTCAAAACTCTGAAAAGCCGCCTGTAAGAGGGCCCGTTCCTCCGGGTTTGTCGTCATGTTGGTCATAGCCCCTCCGCTTTTCCTGATTGCCGGACCGTTTGGGCAGCCCCCTTGAGCGATGCTGAGAGCCGATTTACCATCTCATCATCCGCACGACCGAGTTCTGCCAGAGCCACCGTGGCGCGATCGTATTGCTTCAGCGCGGTCCAATGCTGAGCCGTTTGCAGGCGAGCCCATTCAGCTTGGCGCACTTTAGGCTTCTTCTCCAACACCGACTGATACACCGCGATCGCTCGTTCGTGGCGATTCAGCCGCGATAATGTGTCGGCGTACGCCAACAGCGTCTCGGAAGACGCGACGGCCCCGGCCTTGAAGCCTTCTTCATAGGCCAGAGCCGACTCTTCAAGCTTGTCCAGCTCTCCCAACGTCCTAGCCAGCTGAAGATACATCGCCGGACGCTCTCGATGACCGGGATGGCGCAACAGCCATGTGCGGCACAGATGCAGAAGGCCCTGCATGTCTCGCTGCTGCCGCATCGCCTGTACCAGCAACAGCACGACTTCCCCTTCGTAGGTTCCAAGCGGAAACTGAAAACGGTATCGTTCAAACACCTTCCGCGCCGCATCGGGGTCGCGCTGATCCAGATAGATTTTCCCAAGCCCTATCAAAGCCGGCTCGATCAACGCCGGATCGTTGTGGACCTTAATCACCTGCTGGTACAGACTGCTGCCTTCTGCCGCGAATCCCAGCCGGCGATGCGCGTCGGCAATCTGCAACAAGAGTGGTGATCGCGCATAGCGTTGTCTCGCCACGGTTCCCTGCCGATGGAACAGACTGACCACCGTCAGATCATCCTGAGATGCGATCGCTGCCTCAATCCATGGAGTCAGCAGTACAGCCAGGCGGTCGACGGCTTTTGCAGCCCAGGGATCATTCACCTGCCCCGTCTTCAGAGTGATATCCCGGTAGAGGCCAATCGCCCGGTGCATGTCGTTGCTCTGCTCTGCGGCCTTCGCCAGGTAAAAGAGCGCCTCGCTCCCGGCTGGGTTCGCCGCTTCTCGCGTGGCAATGTCTTCCAATAAGGACCGATACGATGCGGCACTCTGGAACGGGGTCGGAACATCGTGCATCATGGCACTGACCGTGCGGCCGATTGACTCGACTCCCCCGGCCTGCATCATCTCCGTCTGCTGAACCGCCAAGCGGAGCTTGGCCGTCGTGGCCGGCACGCTATAGGGATAGAGCGCCGGAATGAGGGCGTACACAAACTCCGCGAGTCGCTGGTTGGCACCGGCCCTTAGGCTCTCGGCAAGCTGCAACAGCGCCGCAGGCGTATGTTCGTGGCGGGGATATAAATTGTATAACAACAGGAGCAACTCTCTCGCGGATGCCTCATGCTGAAGCCTGATTTCCGTCACCGCGAACCGTTGAAGCGCAAGTGGGTCAGCTTTGACCAGACGAGGCCACCGTCGATAGGCGAGGTCGAAGAGCGGTTGCGCGTCCGCGTATCGCTGTTGCCGATACAAGGCATGGGCCATCCCCAACGTGGCACCTTGCAACAGCGGCTCTTGCTCAGTCCGTGTGCGCACATTTGAAAAGGCATGCTCAGCCTCGCTCCACTTGCCCATGGCCATATACGCATAGCCCAGACCGAGCAACGAGCGTGGACCGTCAAAGTGACGGCTCTCCGCATGAGCCATCGCTTGCTCATAGAAGACCTGAGCCTCTTGATACCAGCCTTGTTCAAAGTACAGATCCCCGATCCGCCACTCTGCTCGCCGAGCATTGACCGACTGCGGATGGTCTCGCACGAGTTTCTTGTACTCCTGGATTCCCAACGCGCGACCTTGGCCTGAGGAGTCCTCACGAAGAGCCAGTTCAATGAGAAACGCTTTCGCGGACGGCACAAGCGGGCTTTCAGGGTAATCCGTGACAATCTTCGCAAAGAATCGTTGCGCCTCTGCCCACGCTTGCTTCTTGTAGGCAGACTGCCCCTCCTGCCACGCCAACCCATCGATCCCGGTCGACTGCCCTTCCAGCCGTGGACCATCGTCCGGCAATAACAGAGCAAGTCGTTCAACCGGCGCCTGGCTTTTCACCGCTGCCGGCCGGCTACCGACAGGGCTACTGGAACTCTTCCCGGAGGGAAGTGTCTGTCCAATGGCCACCGAAGGCACGACTGTCCAGACGACGAGCAGGACAATCAGTCGGACATATGGAAGACGGCATAGATTCACAGCGGGAAGACACCAGCAAGGCTCATGCCCTTCGCATCAGCCCAAAACATGAGGAAAATCAGGAGAATTATCGCGAGGAATTGAGAATCTACACGAATCGCGTCAGGACTGGCATCGACTAGGTCGGAAGGTCGTCAATCTTTTGACTGGATATGCGGGGCCAGAGCGGAAGGGTTTCCACATGGGAGCGAGGATCAACCCCCTTGCGTTTCAGCTTTTCAACCAACGTCGTTCGATTCAAGTGGAGTAACTGCGCGGCTCTGGAGGTGACACCATTCGCTTTGCGCAACGCTTCCATGATGAGATGCTTTTCGTACTGCTCCACCTCTCTCGAGAGGTTGATCCCATCGTCGTTGAACCGAATGAACTGCTCCTTGAATTCAGGCGCGATCGACCGGCGACCGATTTTGGGAGGCAAGTCTTCGACCGCCAACGTCCCCTGTTTTTTTAGAACGACCAATCGCTCGATCATATTCTCCAACTCGCGAATGTTGCCGGGCCAGTCGTACTCGATCAAGAACTGCAGCGCATCTGACGAAAAGCCCGACACATCCGTATGCTTACTCTGATTGAAGCGAGTCAGAAAGTGCTCGATCAGCAACGGGATATCACTTCGTCGTTCTCGAAGTGGAGGAATCACAATGGGAATGACATTGAGCCGATAGAAGAGATCCTTCCGAAATCGCCGTTCCTCCACCTGCAGCTCCAGATCCTGATTCGTCGCCGCGATAATGCGTACATCCACATGAATCGTACGATTGCCGCCGACTCGTTCAAACTCCCGTTCCTGCAACACCCGCAGGAGTTTCACTTGCAACGGGAGACTCATCTCGCCGATTTCATCAAGAAAGATCGTCCCGCCGTTCGCCAATTCAAACCGACCCATCCGCGAATGCGTGGCGCCGGTGAAGGCACCCTTTTCGTGTCCAAAGAGTTCGGACTCCAGCAGGTTTTCAGGAATGGCCCCGCAGTTGACCGGAACCAGCGGGCGGTCCCTCCGCAGGCTGTTGAAGTGGAGCATGCGGGCAACCAACTCTTTGCCGGTGCCGCTCTCACCTTGGATCATGACCGTACTGTCGCTGTCGGCGACCTTTTGCACAAACTCCAGCACCTGTTGCATCGGCTCACTGACGCCGACCAACTGCTCCAACCGATACTGATCACGGACGGCTTTCCGTAGCAGATGGTTTTCCTGTCGCAGCCGATAAAACTCCGCCGCCTTTCGCACCACGACCGCCACGGTCTCAAGATCAAAGGGTTTGGTAATGAAATCAAAGGCACCGGACTTCATAGCCCGCACCGCGGTTTCAATTGTTCCGAACCCCGTCATCATGATGGGAATGATCTTGGCATCCTGCTTGACCAGACGATCGATGATCTCCAACCCATCGATATCCGGCAACTGCAAGTCCGTGATCACGATATGAACGACCGACTCTTTGGCAACCTGAATCGCCGCGTGACCGTCTTCGGCCATGGACACGCCATAGCCCTCGTGCAGGAGCACCTCCTGCAGAATCGCCCGGACGGCCGCATCATCGTCGACAATCAGTACGTTGACTGTGTTCATACTCATACAATTTGGAATGCGAAATGCGTAGCGGGCTTAGAATAATGGCCCAAGGCACCCATTGCAAGCGATATCAATTACTTTGACGAGGACCGGATGCGCAGTAGGCGATCGAACATCGGGACACCCTCCCCTCCGTCCATCCGAACAGAGGGCGAATGCGCTGTCGTGATTCAGACCCGAGCTGCAGCAAGAAGCACGCATTGAGAAACAACTGAATTCCCTAACTGCGCCCTCGACGGGGTGGATTATTATTTCACCCGGGCCCTGACGATCAATGCAGAGCAGTGAGTAACGCATTCAGCGTCCTTGTTATCCTGTGTAAATCGTTAGGGTACAACAGCCTGGTCCTATTGATCCAAACCAAGGAGTTGAGATGGGCTATATCTAATATGGTATAGTACAGCCGTCCATGTGGGAGATCTACGAACACCGTCGAGCGAGCAAGAGCCTTGATCGCCTTCCGGTCGAGTTACTGAAATGTTATGAGAAGTGGAAAGACATCGTACGAATCTCAGGCCCTGCCGGTTTACGCCTCATCAAGGGGTTCCATGACGAACAGCTTCGGGGAGAATGGG encodes the following:
- a CDS encoding two-component system sensor histidine kinase NtrB; protein product: MTNMTTNPEERALLQAAFQSFDEAAHTLQQSYSALTARVEEMDAELAQSNEALRRQLVDNEAMRVRLDGILESLSTGVVVVDERGIITRSNRAAEQLLGRSDVELHSRCIPEVLADRGLTVSDRPQRIGQSVVSISQVPLRNDSGEDSGQLVLLQDITRVYQLEEQLQRKDRLAAMGELIGRIAHEIRNPLGSVELFASLLQRDLNEHEPTQRYAQQISQAVQLMDGLLANLLLYMRPMHLTRSWHHAESLLNESLELAAHAIAKAPVDIRMDISREVPSIWCHDGQLKQVVVNLIVNAVQAMPNGGELAISLSPEPLQSLGTSAVRLTVRDSGMGIDPAHRSRLFDPFFTTKDEGTGLGLAIVHSIVDAHHGRIDIESTVGQGTACSIILPHPSVAGDVSPEDGPGCERGAVKNAERAVREVVLMEDSSYD
- a CDS encoding sigma-54-dependent transcriptional regulator; the encoded protein is MNTVNVLIVDDDAAVRAILQEVLLHEGYGVSMAEDGHAAIQVAKESVVHIVITDLQLPDIDGLEIIDRLVKQDAKIIPIMMTGFGTIETAVRAMKSGAFDFITKPFDLETVAVVVRKAAEFYRLRQENHLLRKAVRDQYRLEQLVGVSEPMQQVLEFVQKVADSDSTVMIQGESGTGKELVARMLHFNSLRRDRPLVPVNCGAIPENLLESELFGHEKGAFTGATHSRMGRFELANGGTIFLDEIGEMSLPLQVKLLRVLQEREFERVGGNRTIHVDVRIIAATNQDLELQVEERRFRKDLFYRLNVIPIVIPPLRERRSDIPLLIEHFLTRFNQSKHTDVSGFSSDALQFLIEYDWPGNIRELENMIERLVVLKKQGTLAVEDLPPKIGRRSIAPEFKEQFIRFNDDGINLSREVEQYEKHLIMEALRKANGVTSRAAQLLHLNRTTLVEKLKRKGVDPRSHVETLPLWPRISSQKIDDLPT
- a CDS encoding sigma-54-dependent transcriptional regulator, giving the protein MTDREKQIPMAETGEEQERILVVDDDPSMRIALMETIRRLGYAVQGATDGTEALERITKFRPWLVLTDLRMPRLTGLELIKEMKARAPQTAIVLMTAYGTVETAVEAMKLGASEYLLKPFSMDVLERAIANLKAGREEGIGLGRPIHQVEHRALLSQDPGMVRLLSTIEGVASSQATVLIHGESGTGKELLARFIHLRSPRAHRPFIAVNCAALPDGLLESELFGHERGAFTGAVIRKVGKFEMAHTGTLLLDEISEMNLALQAKLLRVLQEREVDRIGGRDPVPVNIRVIATTNRMLYREVEQGRFREDLYYRLNVFPVTVPPLRERVVDIPVLARHFVNQSAMRNGLTPPTLSDSALAHLQRLPWKGNVRELENVMERALLLAGQGPILPEHCPPERTEDVTIPLVRASPPTNGSLWEMERELIFKTLARVKDNRTHAAKELPISKAPVKRAQPIMPSVSYKRGEVSDDVFPRHGGRVTPSHPGCRRQQCQLGFEPHQSPIRIKAWERAPSGIHSSPWHLVPQTTVGSRPCPAYLRTGRLATSGLAPTPSWLTVEASQSPRQWRGS
- a CDS encoding type II toxin-antitoxin system mRNA interferase toxin, RelE/StbE family, translating into MWEIYEHRRASKSLDRLPVELLKCYEKWKDIVRISGPAGLRLIKGFHDEQLRGEWEGHRSSRLNAQYRVIYKVEAQRILVVVMDVTAHDYRRH
- a CDS encoding tetratricopeptide repeat protein, with the protein product MNLCRLPYVRLIVLLVVWTVVPSVAIGQTLPSGKSSSSPVGSRPAAVKSQAPVERLALLLPDDGPRLEGQSTGIDGLAWQEGQSAYKKQAWAEAQRFFAKIVTDYPESPLVPSAKAFLIELALREDSSGQGRALGIQEYKKLVRDHPQSVNARRAEWRIGDLYFEQGWYQEAQVFYEQAMAHAESRHFDGPRSLLGLGYAYMAMGKWSEAEHAFSNVRTRTEQEPLLQGATLGMAHALYRQQRYADAQPLFDLAYRRWPRLVKADPLALQRFAVTEIRLQHEASARELLLLLYNLYPRHEHTPAALLQLAESLRAGANQRLAEFVYALIPALYPYSVPATTAKLRLAVQQTEMMQAGGVESIGRTVSAMMHDVPTPFQSAASYRSLLEDIATREAANPAGSEALFYLAKAAEQSNDMHRAIGLYRDITLKTGQVNDPWAAKAVDRLAVLLTPWIEAAIASQDDLTVVSLFHRQGTVARQRYARSPLLLQIADAHRRLGFAAEGSSLYQQVIKVHNDPALIEPALIGLGKIYLDQRDPDAARKVFERYRFQFPLGTYEGEVVLLLVQAMRQQRDMQGLLHLCRTWLLRHPGHRERPAMYLQLARTLGELDKLEESALAYEEGFKAGAVASSETLLAYADTLSRLNRHERAIAVYQSVLEKKPKVRQAEWARLQTAQHWTALKQYDRATVALAELGRADDEMVNRLSASLKGAAQTVRQSGKAEGL